From Bacillus sp. FSL K6-3431, the proteins below share one genomic window:
- a CDS encoding indolepyruvate ferredoxin oxidoreductase subunit alpha, with translation MAYVITSPCIGEKFGECVDVCPVDCIAEGKSQFFIDPDICIDCGACQAVCPVDAIFHEEEMLPEDEVYLEKAREFFGAAE, from the coding sequence CCATGTATTGGTGAAAAGTTTGGGGAATGTGTGGACGTTTGTCCTGTTGATTGTATCGCGGAAGGTAAAAGTCAATTTTTTATCGACCCTGATATTTGCATTGACTGTGGCGCATGCCAAGCAGTATGTCCAGTTGATGCAATTTTCCATGAAGAAGAAATGCTACCAGAAGATGAAGTTTATCTCGAAAAAGCACGTGAGTTTTTCGGAGCAGCAGAATAG